The following proteins are co-located in the Paenibacillus sp. JNUCC32 genome:
- a CDS encoding VWA domain-containing protein, which produces MGVQFSQPWLLLLLIPAGLFLYYAYKSDFRLSGFRKKLALFFRTCVILLLILMISGLHGFTVLRDKQVVYLADRSDSMGDSARITSWINDSLAAKGEKDGTAVVSTGLEGAVERRLSPADNAGASLNALLEQRFTGLESGLQLAGSLFEGRSDSRIVLISDGEENVGSMAAAGRLLKDRGIAVDVLPTPKQAVQDAAVEELKVPDKLYQAESFYVEVMVRSTFKTSGELRIYEDNREIGRERVDVTPGENRYAVKGLAKNPGLHRYRAEIFMDGDEASANNAAFDFTRVEGPPNVLIVEGTPGTSGNITAALESGMIGTEVIPPELLPLEAAKYAVYDSIIFNNVSGSDVGGKQMELIEQAVRSFGIGFMMAGGEDSFGMGGYFKTPIEKALPVSMELEGKREIPSLGLILVIDRSGSMDGNKIELAKESAMRTVELMRAKDTVGVVAFDDQPWWVVPPQKLGDKEEVLSSIQSIPSAGGTNIYPAVSSALEEMLKIDAQRRHIILMTDGQSAMNSGYQDLTDTMVENKITMSSVAVGMDADTNLLQSLADAAKGRYYFVEDETTLPAVFSREAVMLAKSYIVDKPFVPAVQNPGDWASLFQQGVPGLYGYVAATPKSSAQTVLSSPEPDPILSRWQYGSGRTVAWTSDLSGKWSKEWVSWSGFADTLTEIVKWTFPQFTSSPYEVTTETAGNQVKLQVIANGENPPEKLNAVIGDDEAGEQTVELIQEAPGRYTGLVNVSKPGAFLMSLEDASGEEPLQAAPGTGFVVPYSPEYRLSSGSGEEAMKRLAEATGGRVLSWDDPAEVFDREATSRMQLHDWSYPLLAAALLLWVADIAVRRLALPWGAIGARMAALLRRRPAPAGEAAPDAGLERLAARKARAAQFYGGSSAKPPPQAPPARERSGAGHGAGGGSPAPAPGAAPAGGRKAPPEARDTQRANAPLREERPAQAKPAASQGARKGSAPTPPPPPPKAQGDGSGRPGETGPAPEGGSSMDRLLKAKKRGTR; this is translated from the coding sequence GTGGGCGTTCAATTTAGCCAACCATGGCTGTTGCTGCTGCTGATTCCGGCAGGTTTATTTCTCTACTATGCCTACAAATCGGATTTCCGATTAAGCGGTTTTCGCAAAAAACTGGCCTTATTCTTTAGAACCTGCGTCATTCTGTTATTAATCCTTATGATTTCGGGTTTGCATGGCTTTACCGTTCTCAGGGATAAACAGGTCGTGTATCTGGCTGACCGTTCCGACAGCATGGGGGATTCGGCCCGGATTACGAGCTGGATCAACGATTCCCTTGCGGCAAAAGGCGAAAAGGATGGCACCGCCGTTGTTTCTACGGGTCTTGAAGGCGCCGTGGAACGGCGTCTATCCCCTGCGGACAATGCGGGCGCTTCCTTGAACGCGCTCCTGGAGCAGCGGTTTACCGGGCTGGAATCCGGTCTTCAGCTGGCCGGCAGCCTGTTCGAGGGCAGGAGCGATTCCCGAATCGTGTTGATCTCCGACGGGGAGGAGAATGTGGGCAGCATGGCGGCGGCGGGAAGGCTTCTGAAGGATCGGGGGATAGCCGTTGACGTGCTTCCGACTCCGAAGCAGGCCGTCCAGGATGCTGCCGTGGAGGAGCTGAAGGTTCCGGACAAGCTGTATCAGGCGGAGTCGTTCTATGTGGAGGTCATGGTTCGCAGCACGTTCAAGACCTCCGGCGAACTGCGCATTTACGAGGATAACCGCGAGATCGGCCGGGAACGCGTGGATGTAACACCAGGCGAGAACCGGTACGCCGTGAAGGGCCTGGCCAAGAACCCGGGACTCCACCGTTACCGTGCCGAAATCTTCATGGACGGGGATGAAGCCTCGGCCAATAATGCGGCATTCGATTTTACCCGGGTGGAAGGTCCGCCGAACGTGCTGATCGTGGAGGGAACTCCGGGCACGTCGGGCAATATCACGGCAGCGCTCGAGTCCGGCATGATCGGCACCGAAGTGATTCCGCCGGAGCTGCTCCCGCTGGAAGCGGCCAAGTATGCCGTGTACGACAGCATCATCTTTAATAACGTTTCCGGCAGCGACGTCGGCGGCAAACAGATGGAGCTGATCGAGCAGGCTGTCCGTAGCTTCGGCATCGGGTTCATGATGGCGGGCGGCGAGGACAGCTTCGGGATGGGCGGATATTTTAAAACCCCGATCGAAAAGGCGCTGCCGGTCTCGATGGAGCTGGAAGGCAAGCGGGAGATTCCATCGCTTGGCCTCATATTGGTCATCGACCGTTCGGGCAGCATGGACGGCAACAAGATCGAATTGGCCAAAGAATCGGCCATGCGCACGGTGGAGTTGATGAGAGCCAAGGACACGGTCGGCGTCGTCGCCTTTGACGATCAGCCGTGGTGGGTCGTACCGCCGCAGAAGCTCGGCGATAAGGAAGAGGTGCTAAGCAGCATCCAGTCGATTCCGAGTGCCGGAGGGACCAACATCTATCCTGCCGTTTCCTCGGCGCTGGAGGAAATGCTGAAGATTGACGCCCAGCGCAGGCATATCATTCTCATGACCGACGGTCAGTCCGCGATGAATTCCGGATATCAGGATCTGACCGATACGATGGTGGAGAACAAAATCACGATGTCTTCCGTGGCGGTCGGGATGGATGCGGACACCAACCTGCTTCAATCCTTGGCGGATGCGGCCAAGGGCCGTTATTATTTCGTTGAGGATGAAACCACGCTGCCGGCGGTATTCAGCCGGGAGGCCGTGATGCTGGCCAAATCCTATATCGTGGATAAACCCTTTGTCCCGGCCGTTCAGAACCCGGGCGATTGGGCGAGTTTGTTCCAGCAGGGCGTTCCGGGGCTGTATGGTTATGTCGCGGCAACGCCGAAGTCTTCCGCCCAGACGGTTCTGTCCAGTCCGGAGCCGGACCCGATCCTGTCGCGATGGCAGTACGGATCCGGCCGGACGGTGGCATGGACGAGCGATTTAAGCGGGAAGTGGTCCAAGGAGTGGGTGTCATGGTCCGGGTTCGCCGATACGTTGACCGAAATCGTGAAGTGGACGTTCCCGCAGTTTACGTCGTCGCCCTATGAAGTCACTACCGAGACGGCCGGCAACCAGGTAAAGCTGCAGGTCATCGCCAATGGGGAGAATCCGCCGGAGAAACTGAATGCGGTGATCGGGGATGACGAGGCCGGCGAGCAGACGGTGGAGCTCATTCAGGAGGCGCCCGGCCGTTATACCGGACTCGTCAACGTCTCCAAGCCGGGAGCCTTCCTCATGTCCCTTGAGGACGCGAGCGGGGAAGAGCCGCTGCAAGCTGCGCCGGGCACCGGCTTCGTTGTGCCGTATTCGCCGGAATACCGGCTATCTTCCGGCAGCGGCGAGGAAGCGATGAAACGGCTGGCCGAAGCGACCGGGGGCCGCGTGTTATCCTGGGATGACCCGGCCGAAGTGTTCGACCGGGAGGCGACCTCGCGGATGCAGCTCCATGATTGGAGCTACCCGCTGCTGGCGGCGGCCCTGCTGCTGTGGGTCGCCGACATCGCCGTGCGGCGCCTGGCTCTGCCATGGGGCGCCATCGGCGCACGGATGGCCGCCCTGCTCCGCAGGCGGCCGGCCCCTGCCGGCGAGGCCGCGCCTGACGCCGGCCTCGAGCGGCTGGCGGCGCGCAAAGCCCGCGCCGCTCAGTTCTACGGCGGCAGCTCCGCGAAGCCGCCGCCGCAGGCCCCGCCCGCGCGCGAGCGCAGCGGCGCGGGCCACGGTGCCGGGGGCGGAAGCCCTGCCCCGGCACCCGGCGCAGCTCCGGCAGGGGGCCGCAAGGCCCCGCCGGAGGCGCGGGATACGCAGCGGGCGAATGCCCCGCTGCGGGAGGAGCGGCCGGCGCAGGCGAAGCCGGCCGCAAGCCAGGGCGCGCGCAAGGGAAGCGCGCCCACGCCGCCACCCCCGCCGCCGAAGGCGCAGGGGGACGGCAGCGGCCGGCCCGGGGAGACCGGGCCGGCTCCGGAAGGAGGCTCCTCCATGGATCGCCTCCTCAAAGCCAAAAAACGCGGCACGCGCTGA
- the tkt gene encoding transketolase, with protein sequence MTTEHNQTIDNLSIATIRTLAIDAIEKANSGHPGMPMGSAPMGYQLFAKTMNHNPDQPAWINRDRFVLSAGHGSMLLYSLLHLSGYDLSIEDLKQFRQWGSKTPGHPEFGHTAGVDATTGPLGQGVAMAVGMAMAEAHLGATYNKDGFNVVDHYTYAICGDGDMMEGVASEAASLAGHLKLGKLIMLYDSNDISLDGELNLAFSENVAKRFEAYGWQVLRVEDGNDLPAIEKAIEEAKGDSNRPTLIEVKTVIGYGSPNKQGKGGHGGTHGSPLGADEAKLTKEFYKWVYEEDFYVPEEVREHFGKVKERGIAAYQAWVDQFAKYKEAYPELAAQFERGESGELAEGWDKDLPKYSADDKAVSTRVASGKALNGLTAGVPQLLGGSADLESSTMTHLNDLASFTAESYEGRNVYYGVREFAMAGAMNGIALHGGLKIFGGTFFVFTDYLRPAIRLAAIMKLPVTYVLTHDSIAVGEDGPTHEPIEQLASLRIIPGVTVIRPADANETSAAWAYAVENTDRPVALVLTRQNLPILAGTADHAREGIKRGAYVVSDAKDGNVQAQIIATGSEVQLAVKAQAALAEEGIAVRVISMPSWDLFDSQDQAYKDSVLLPDVKARLAIEMAHPFGWERYVGDKGDILGINTFGASAPGDRVIAEYGFTVENVVSRVKGLL encoded by the coding sequence ATGACAACTGAACATAACCAAACGATCGACAACCTGTCCATCGCAACGATCCGGACATTGGCGATCGACGCGATCGAAAAAGCCAACTCCGGTCATCCGGGCATGCCGATGGGATCCGCGCCTATGGGCTACCAGCTGTTCGCGAAGACGATGAATCATAACCCGGACCAGCCGGCGTGGATTAACCGCGACCGTTTCGTCTTGTCTGCAGGACATGGCTCCATGCTGCTCTACAGTCTGCTCCACCTGAGCGGCTATGACTTGTCCATTGAGGACCTGAAACAGTTCCGTCAATGGGGAAGCAAAACCCCGGGGCACCCGGAATTCGGCCACACGGCCGGCGTTGATGCAACGACAGGTCCGCTCGGACAAGGCGTGGCCATGGCTGTAGGTATGGCAATGGCCGAGGCTCACTTGGGCGCGACTTACAATAAAGACGGCTTCAACGTGGTGGATCACTATACGTACGCGATTTGCGGCGACGGCGACATGATGGAGGGCGTGGCTTCCGAGGCGGCTTCCCTGGCAGGTCACCTGAAGCTTGGCAAATTGATCATGTTGTACGATTCCAACGATATCTCCCTTGACGGCGAGCTGAACCTGGCCTTCTCCGAGAACGTGGCGAAGCGTTTTGAAGCATATGGCTGGCAAGTGCTGCGCGTAGAAGACGGCAACGATCTGCCTGCGATCGAGAAAGCGATCGAGGAAGCGAAAGGTGATTCGAACCGCCCGACGCTGATCGAAGTGAAGACGGTCATCGGTTACGGCAGCCCGAACAAACAAGGTAAAGGCGGCCATGGCGGTACGCACGGTTCTCCGCTCGGAGCCGACGAAGCGAAGCTGACCAAGGAATTCTATAAATGGGTATATGAAGAGGACTTCTACGTGCCGGAGGAAGTGCGCGAGCATTTCGGCAAAGTGAAAGAACGCGGCATTGCTGCATATCAAGCGTGGGTGGACCAGTTCGCGAAATACAAAGAGGCTTACCCAGAGCTGGCTGCGCAATTCGAGCGCGGCGAATCCGGCGAATTGGCTGAAGGATGGGACAAAGACCTTCCGAAATACAGCGCGGACGACAAAGCGGTTTCCACTCGCGTGGCTTCCGGTAAAGCGCTGAACGGTTTGACGGCAGGCGTACCGCAGCTGCTTGGCGGATCGGCTGACCTGGAAAGCTCCACCATGACTCACTTGAACGACCTGGCATCTTTCACCGCGGAGAGCTATGAAGGCCGCAACGTGTATTATGGCGTTCGCGAATTTGCGATGGCTGGCGCGATGAACGGTATCGCTCTCCATGGCGGATTGAAAATTTTCGGCGGTACGTTCTTCGTATTTACCGATTATCTGCGTCCGGCCATTCGTCTGGCTGCGATCATGAAGCTGCCGGTTACGTATGTGCTGACACACGACAGCATCGCTGTCGGCGAAGACGGCCCTACGCATGAGCCGATCGAGCAATTGGCTTCCCTGCGCATCATTCCAGGCGTGACCGTTATCCGTCCGGCAGATGCGAATGAGACTTCCGCTGCATGGGCTTATGCGGTTGAGAACACGGATCGTCCGGTAGCCTTGGTGCTGACTCGTCAAAATCTGCCGATCCTCGCTGGCACGGCGGACCATGCGCGTGAAGGCATCAAACGCGGAGCTTATGTTGTTTCCGACGCGAAAGATGGAAACGTGCAGGCTCAAATCATTGCAACGGGTTCCGAGGTTCAGCTTGCCGTTAAAGCACAAGCGGCATTGGCCGAAGAAGGCATTGCCGTACGCGTCATCAGCATGCCAAGCTGGGATCTGTTCGACAGCCAGGATCAGGCTTACAAAGATTCCGTGCTGCTTCCTGACGTTAAAGCCCGTCTTGCCATTGAAATGGCTCATCCGTTCGGATGGGAGCGTTACGTGGGCGACAAAGGCGACATTCTCGGCATCAACACGTTTGGTGCTTCCGCTCCTGGCGACCGCGTCATTGCCGAGTACGGATTTACCGTTGAGAACGTGGTTAGCCGCGTAAAAGGCTTGCTGTAA
- a CDS encoding pyrimidine/purine nucleoside phosphorylase — translation MSQFKNATVTKAANVYYEGKVTSRTVLLENGEKVTLGIMLPGSYEFGTDGPEIMEILSGDLRVLLPGEQEWLEIQEPATFNVPGNSSFKLEIRTVTDYCCSYPTM, via the coding sequence ATGTCTCAATTCAAGAATGCGACCGTCACGAAAGCAGCCAATGTGTACTATGAGGGGAAGGTAACCAGCCGCACGGTGCTGCTGGAGAATGGGGAAAAGGTCACGCTCGGCATCATGCTGCCGGGAAGCTATGAATTCGGCACGGATGGCCCTGAAATTATGGAAATCCTGTCCGGCGATTTGCGTGTTCTGCTGCCCGGGGAGCAAGAGTGGTTGGAGATTCAAGAGCCCGCGACCTTTAACGTGCCGGGCAATTCAAGCTTCAAGCTGGAAATCCGCACCGTGACGGATTATTGCTGCTCTTATCCGACGATGTAG
- a CDS encoding copper amine oxidase N-terminal domain-containing protein, whose amino-acid sequence MKWTKRLRAMAAAVVLTAVLAPAIAVSPASAAVKPSATINNVTASGDVLIRQGTTFVTLTDLKPLGNYVMKYDNQKKQVTIQGDNRTVILAAGSTSMEVNGVMKALPAAPLLHNGKTLIPLRAVAQAFDASVYWNGSLKTAHINKADPDIIADLKSSDLATARNAAAKLPYTSELKKPELDMLPVEMQGVDYYFPKGQSQRFFLVDNDIASYFEIRGGVKYLKWQGKLDYSAKAPANQKLFFLPALKAEIGEQPDTGNWTLANFVFRYPSGVTSYRLLDRGQEWGEGYVELDNRAPGYKGEIVTIPEE is encoded by the coding sequence ATGAAATGGACCAAACGATTAAGAGCAATGGCAGCCGCTGTCGTACTAACCGCTGTTCTGGCCCCTGCAATAGCCGTTTCGCCAGCTTCTGCAGCAGTTAAACCATCCGCGACCATTAACAACGTAACCGCAAGCGGCGACGTGCTGATCAGGCAGGGCACCACCTTTGTTACCCTTACCGATCTCAAGCCTCTGGGGAACTACGTCATGAAGTACGACAACCAGAAGAAACAGGTGACCATTCAAGGCGATAACCGAACGGTGATTCTCGCGGCCGGAAGCACCAGCATGGAAGTGAACGGCGTTATGAAGGCGCTCCCTGCAGCCCCGCTGCTGCATAACGGCAAGACCTTGATTCCCCTAAGGGCCGTAGCCCAAGCCTTCGATGCCAGCGTCTATTGGAACGGCTCTTTAAAAACAGCCCATATCAATAAGGCAGATCCCGATATCATCGCAGACTTAAAGAGCTCCGATCTGGCCACCGCCAGGAACGCTGCAGCCAAGCTTCCTTATACATCCGAATTGAAGAAACCTGAGCTGGACATGCTGCCCGTGGAAATGCAGGGCGTGGACTATTATTTTCCCAAAGGCCAATCCCAACGCTTTTTCCTGGTAGATAACGATATCGCCAGCTATTTCGAAATCCGCGGCGGCGTCAAATATTTGAAATGGCAGGGCAAGCTGGATTATTCCGCCAAGGCACCGGCAAACCAAAAGCTGTTCTTCCTGCCTGCGTTGAAAGCGGAGATCGGCGAACAGCCGGATACCGGCAATTGGACCCTTGCCAACTTCGTATTCCGCTACCCTTCCGGCGTCACCAGCTACCGCCTGCTCGATCGCGGCCAAGAATGGGGCGAAGGATACGTAGAGCTTGACAACCGGGCTCCCGGATATAAAGGCGAGATCGTGACGATCCCCGAGGAATAA
- a CDS encoding NAD(P)-dependent oxidoreductase — MKKIGFIGLGTMGAPMASNLLKQDYDVTVYNRTHEKCRPLAEQGASIAETPREAAEGQDLVITMVSNDQSIRDVFYGENGLLGSLTSGMTVIDCSTISESLVKEIASAVSGLGASFLDAPVTGSKPAAIDGTLVFMVGGDAAVIEAQADVFDTLGKKVIHMGPNGSGAVAKLAHNTIVGINNLALAEGFAIAAKSGIPADNFLELVQLGSAGSKAAELKGRKIIEGDFSNQFSLALMLKDLKLASSLTDGIGMPSPMLNLAKSLFQAGASEGYGDEDLSAVVKCYEAWIGQKIGGQQP, encoded by the coding sequence ATGAAAAAAATCGGGTTTATCGGACTGGGCACCATGGGAGCTCCCATGGCCTCCAATCTGCTGAAGCAGGATTACGATGTGACGGTATATAACCGCACCCACGAGAAATGCCGTCCGCTCGCCGAACAGGGAGCCTCCATCGCGGAGACGCCTCGGGAAGCGGCCGAAGGGCAAGATCTTGTCATTACGATGGTAAGCAACGACCAATCCATCCGGGATGTATTCTACGGAGAGAACGGCCTGCTTGGCTCCCTGACGAGCGGGATGACCGTCATTGACTGCAGCACGATCTCCGAAAGCCTGGTTAAGGAAATTGCCTCCGCCGTTTCCGGCCTCGGCGCTTCCTTCCTGGATGCCCCGGTAACCGGCAGCAAGCCTGCAGCGATTGATGGCACCTTGGTCTTCATGGTTGGCGGTGATGCCGCCGTCATCGAAGCGCAAGCCGACGTTTTTGACACCTTGGGCAAAAAGGTCATTCACATGGGGCCTAACGGAAGCGGCGCCGTGGCCAAGCTCGCGCACAATACGATTGTGGGCATTAACAACCTGGCGCTGGCCGAAGGCTTCGCCATCGCCGCGAAATCAGGCATACCGGCAGACAACTTCCTGGAGCTCGTGCAGCTGGGATCGGCCGGCAGCAAAGCGGCGGAGCTGAAGGGACGCAAAATCATCGAAGGCGATTTCAGCAACCAGTTCTCGCTGGCGCTCATGCTCAAAGATCTGAAGTTGGCCTCTTCGCTCACCGATGGCATCGGGATGCCGTCGCCTATGCTGAACCTGGCCAAGAGCCTGTTTCAAGCCGGTGCCAGCGAAGGCTATGGCGATGAGGATCTCTCCGCCGTCGTGAAGTGCTATGAGGCTTGGATCGGCCAGAAGATCGGCGGCCAGCAGCCATAA